In the Duncaniella freteri genome, one interval contains:
- a CDS encoding ABC transporter permease codes for MNIANLLKIALKALNNNKLRCFLTMLGIIIGVASVITMLAIGQGSKNSIKEQISEMGSNMIMIHPGNMHRGGVRQSADDMQTLDESDYEALKDLPGIAAVSPSVNSGGQLVNGNNNYPSSIYGVTPEYLDIRRFKVKEGSIFTEHDIKSAAKVCILGKTVVDNLFPNGEDPVGRVIRFGKIPLTVIGVLESKGTNSMGQDQDDVVIAPYTTVMKRILAIDYIQGIFASAVDENRTDETIDAITEVLRTRHKIKEDADDDFEIRSQQELSEMMNSTSDMMTVLLACIAGISLLVGGIGIMNIMYVSVTERTREIGLRMSIGARGIDILSQFLIEAVIISVSGGVIGIMLGIIASWLVNAIAHWPVYIQAYSVVLSFAVCTVTGVFFGWYPAKKAAGLDPIEAIRYE; via the coding sequence ATGAATATAGCTAATCTATTGAAAATAGCACTCAAAGCTCTGAATAATAATAAACTCAGATGCTTCCTGACTATGCTTGGCATAATAATAGGTGTGGCTTCTGTCATAACCATGCTTGCCATAGGTCAGGGGTCCAAGAACAGTATCAAGGAGCAGATTTCCGAAATGGGCTCAAATATGATTATGATACATCCCGGGAATATGCATCGCGGAGGTGTGCGACAGAGTGCCGATGACATGCAGACACTTGACGAGTCGGATTACGAGGCTTTGAAGGATCTGCCTGGAATCGCAGCCGTATCCCCGTCTGTGAATTCCGGCGGTCAGCTTGTAAATGGTAACAATAATTATCCTTCGTCAATCTACGGAGTCACACCGGAGTATCTTGATATACGCAGATTCAAGGTCAAGGAAGGCTCGATTTTCACAGAGCATGACATTAAATCCGCTGCCAAAGTCTGCATTCTTGGCAAGACGGTGGTTGACAATCTATTTCCTAATGGCGAAGATCCGGTAGGGCGTGTGATCCGTTTCGGTAAAATCCCTCTGACTGTTATAGGGGTGCTTGAGTCGAAGGGGACAAATTCTATGGGGCAGGACCAGGATGATGTGGTCATAGCTCCGTACACAACTGTGATGAAGCGTATTCTTGCCATTGATTATATCCAGGGGATTTTTGCGAGTGCTGTGGATGAAAACCGCACGGACGAGACCATCGATGCCATAACAGAGGTGCTGCGTACACGTCATAAGATAAAGGAAGATGCAGATGATGATTTTGAAATTCGGTCACAGCAGGAGCTTAGCGAAATGATGAATTCCACAAGCGATATGATGACAGTCCTTTTGGCTTGTATAGCCGGTATTTCTCTCCTTGTCGGAGGTATAGGCATTATGAATATAATGTATGTGTCCGTTACCGAGAGGACACGTGAGATAGGACTGAGAATGTCGATAGGTGCGCGTGGCATTGATATATTATCACAATTTCTTATTGAAGCAGTGATAATAAGTGTCAGTGGTGGTGTTATAGGAATTATGCTTGGCATCATAGCTTCATGGCTCGTAAATGCCATTGCCCATTGGCCTGTTTACATTCAGGCATATTCAGTGGTTCTTTCGTTTGCCGTATGTACTGTGACCGGAGTATTTTTTGGTTGGTATCCGGCAAAGAAAGCTGCCGGATTGGACCCTATTGAAGCCATTCGGTACGAATAG
- a CDS encoding efflux transporter outer membrane subunit gives MRKFFHVSAIVMLASVMSGMVQAQAQNPMDEASRYLRQPLPERWSFTPDIIQTLPSDDEWWRSFGDSTLDSLISVGINNNFNILEAAHRREMARLAVRQSQAAYYPSVGLNAGYARNYAMRKGADNFSFGADVNWEIDIFGKISQQVKSRKAGYEVSRADYVATMVSMTAEIATYYINYRVLQNQISVANEHIQYQAKVVKITEARHEAGLVSKLDVAQSKTVYYTTEASLPRLKAQASEMLNALSILIGVYPYELAPVLISSSTLPEYQRLIPAGVPANLLRRRPDIAAAEAQLALYAAQVGVAKKDFLPTLALTGSIGWGSDRINKLVKSDSFTYSIAPKLSWTLFDGFSRRNAVASAKEQMLMGIDAYNLTVMTAYTEVENAMEAYNAALESMELNREVFIQSREAFDISMEQYKQGLTVFTNVVNAQIDWLNCANSLVAAHGDALIALVDLYKALGGAPQ, from the coding sequence ATGAGAAAGTTTTTTCACGTTTCAGCGATTGTAATGCTGGCATCCGTGATGTCAGGCATGGTACAAGCACAAGCGCAGAACCCCATGGATGAGGCTTCGCGCTATCTCAGACAGCCTTTGCCTGAACGATGGTCGTTCACACCGGACATCATTCAGACACTCCCGTCCGATGATGAATGGTGGAGATCATTTGGCGACTCTACTCTCGATTCATTGATTTCAGTTGGCATCAACAATAATTTTAATATACTTGAGGCCGCCCACCGTAGAGAAATGGCTCGCCTGGCAGTACGTCAGTCGCAGGCAGCCTACTATCCGTCGGTGGGGTTGAACGCCGGATATGCCAGGAATTATGCGATGAGAAAAGGGGCTGACAATTTCTCTTTCGGAGCAGATGTCAATTGGGAGATTGATATATTCGGAAAGATCTCTCAGCAGGTGAAGTCGCGTAAGGCTGGATACGAGGTCTCCAGAGCCGACTATGTAGCCACTATGGTGAGTATGACGGCCGAGATAGCCACTTATTACATAAATTATCGTGTGCTCCAGAATCAGATATCAGTTGCTAACGAGCATATACAATATCAGGCTAAGGTGGTGAAGATCACTGAGGCACGTCATGAAGCCGGCCTGGTGTCGAAATTGGATGTCGCGCAGTCAAAGACGGTGTACTACACTACTGAGGCTTCTCTCCCAAGGCTCAAGGCGCAGGCATCCGAGATGCTCAATGCTCTGTCGATCCTGATCGGGGTATACCCTTACGAGCTTGCACCTGTGTTGATATCGTCATCCACTCTTCCGGAGTATCAGCGTCTGATACCGGCCGGAGTTCCGGCTAATCTGCTGAGACGTCGCCCTGATATAGCAGCCGCAGAGGCTCAGTTGGCTCTGTATGCGGCACAGGTGGGGGTTGCTAAAAAAGATTTTCTCCCAACTCTTGCCCTGACAGGGTCCATAGGTTGGGGGAGTGACAGGATAAACAAGCTTGTCAAGAGCGATAGTTTCACATATAGCATAGCACCTAAACTCTCCTGGACACTCTTTGACGGATTTTCGCGCCGAAACGCTGTGGCAAGTGCAAAGGAACAGATGTTGATGGGCATTGACGCCTACAATCTCACAGTGATGACTGCTTATACCGAAGTCGAGAATGCGATGGAGGCTTATAATGCAGCTCTGGAGAGTATGGAGCTTAACAGAGAGGTGTTCATACAGAGCCGTGAGGCATTCGATATATCCATGGAGCAATACAAGCAAGGGCTTACGGTGTTCACTAATGTGGTAAATGCTCAGATAGACTGGCTTAATTGTGCAAATTCACTTGTTGCAGCTCATGGTGACGCCCTCATAGCACTGGTCGACCTGTATAAAGCCCTCGGCGGGGCTCCTCAATAA